The Gloeocapsa sp. DLM2.Bin57 sequence CTCTGATTTCTTTGAGTACGGTTTCAAAGATTGCCTCTCTATCTAGTGCTCCTGCTATTTTCAGGGTAATGTCTCTCAGTTTAGTTGCTTGGACGTTGGTTAGTTGTTGTTCTTTGACCAGATATTCTAGGCGATCGCTGACGGTGTTGAGGCTACTTTGTAAAGTGCCTATTTCGTCTGTACTTTCTACGACTAGGGGTGTCTCTAAAGTTGTAGTTTTTAGGGTTTCGCTGGCTTGGGCTGCTTGGATAATGGGTTTGGTCAAGCGATCGCTTAAAGTTTTGCCTATACCTGCACTCACTAAACCTAATCCTAGGGTACTTAAAATTATGGGGAGTCCTTGGTTTCGTCCTGTTTTAGCTACTGTTACTGGGGTGGCTAAAGCTGTTCTCCAGTTTAAATCGTATTCTTTGAGTTGATTCGAGGCTAACAGGGCTACTATTTTTTGTTCTCCTCCTTGAAAGTCAAAGGCGTAGGTGTCTTCTAGTTGTAAGGGGAGATTGGGGAAAATTTCTTCTATTCCTTGACCTATATGAGCTGCTGTACTCGCTGCTGTAACTTTATCACTACCATCAATGACGAAGAAATCTTTTGACTCTAGTTGGTATCTAGCCAAAAGTGGATTAAAAACATCTGTAGGAATACTTGCACCAATTATACCAATGATTTGTCCTGTGTTTTTGTCTTTGACTGGTGCGGTGATATAAAATTTATGGGTTTTGTCGGTTTGACTATATTGGGGTTGACTGATTAGCGGTTTTTCTCTACCTAATGTTTGTTGAAAGAATGCTTGTTCGCTTTCCTCTAGTGGCTCTCCTGACAAGGCTAGTACTTGACCTGTGCTATTTAAAAAGACTAGATTGCGATAATAGGGATAAGTTTGACGATAGATGTCTAATCTGGCGTTTTTTTCGGCGTTAGTGCTATTAGCTCTTAATTCTGGATCGGCGAATAAGTCTAATTGTCCTACTGCGCTGACGTCTTTAACGCGCTCGCTCACAAATAATTGGATGGCGTCGTTTATACTTCTGGTTTCTCTTGTTTGTGTTGCGATGATGTCTTTACGGGTTTGTTGAGTTGCTAGATAATAACTGATTCCCCCTAGGGTTAATACGGGAAGGGTACTTAAGGCGATCGCTACTAAGCCAACTTTATTTTGGACACTCAGTTTTTGCCACCAATTTCCCGATGGTTGTTGCTGAGTGTTAGTTACTACTTTTGGTGCTACTTGATTAGTTATTTCTGTACCTGTTATTACCGCTTCAATCCCTGGGTTATTTTCGTCTTGGGGATTGGGGGCTGGTTGTTGTGGGGATAACTGGGTCATACTACTAGATTATTTTCTGTTATTTATTCACTCTGCCTTTGTCCTAATTATATAGTTCCCTAAATTTTGGAGTGACTAACGTTTATTTTCATTTAATGTAGTAAGAAGCTTTTGCGGTGATCTCAAATCTTGCCTAAGTACAAAAGTACTATTTGCCCCAAATCTTCTTTCTGGTAAAGGTTTTAACCATCCCTACCCCCTACCTCAATTAGTAACTTTTGCCAAAGATGCCAGATCTGAGGTGATGAGGGAATCCCACACCATATTAAGCTAAAATAAGATAATAACTATTGTTAAGCAAAACTAAACTGTGACAGAATCCAAGAGTTATCAAAATACCGTTAATTTGCCCCAAACTAAATTTGAGATGAGGGCTAATTCTGTTGCCAAAGAACCAGAGTTACAGCGATTTTGGCAAGAAAACCAAGTTTATGAGCGATTATCCCAAGAAAACCCCCAGGAAAGCTTTATTCTCCACGATGGACCACCCTACGCCAATGGCTCTCTACACATGGGACACGCTTTGAATAAAACTCTTAAAGATATTATAAATAAGTATAAACTACTTAGAGGTTATAAAGTTAAATATATTCCTGGTTGGGATTGCCATGGGTTACCGATAGAGCTAAAGGTCTTACAAAAGATGAAATCTGCCGAAAGAGCAGAGTTAACCCCCTTAAAATTGCGCAAATTAGCCGAAGAATTCGCCCTAGAAGCGGTAACAGAACAAAAGGAAGGGTTTAAACGCTTTGGAGTGTGGGGAGATTGGGAACATCCCTATTTAACTCTAACCCCAGAATACGAAGCAGCCCAAATAGGGGTATTTGGGGCAATGGCTTTATCAGGATATATTTATAGAGGGTTAAAACCTGTACATTGGAGTCCAAGTTCTCGTACAGCTTTGGCTGAAGCTGAGTTAGAATATCCCGAGGGTCATACTTCTTTAAGTATCTATGCTGCTTTTAAGGTAGTAAGCATAGGAACAAAAGCTCAAGCAATTCTTACCCCTTTTGCAGAAGATTTAGGGGTAGGAATTTGGACGACCACTCCTTGGACAATTCCTGGTAACCTAGCAGTAGCGGTTAATCCTGAGTTGAGTTATGCAGTGGTAACGGGTAGTCCAACCCATCGTTATCTGATTGTAGCTACAGAGTTAGTCAGTAGATTAACAGAGATTATCGGAACTAATCTAGAGGTGGTAGCAACTCTTCGAGGAGAAGATTTAGAATATTGTACCTATCGTCACCCTCTTTATGATAGGGAAAGTCCCATAGTAATTGGGGGAGATTATATCACCACAGAATCAGGTACAGGTTTAGTACATACCGCACCAGGACATGGACAAGAAGATTATATCGTCGGACAAAAATACGGTTTACCCATTCTATCTCCTGTAGATGACGCGGGGAATTTTACAGCAGAAGCGGGAGAATTCGCAGGGTTAAATGTACTTAAAGACGCTAATCAAGCAATTATCGCGGCTTTAAACGCTCAGGGGGCTTTATTAAAAGAAGAACCATACGTGCATAAATATCCCTATGATTGGCGTACCAAAAAACCAACTATATTTCGCGCTACAGAGCAATGGTTCGCTTCAGTAGAAGGATTCCGTAGCCAAGCATTAAAAGCGATCGCCTCGGTAGAATGGATACCAAGTCAAGGACAAAACCGCATTACCCCTATGGTAGCCGAGAGAAGCGATTGGTGTATCTCTCGACAACGCAGTTGGGGTGTACCTATACCAGTATTTTACGACATAGAAACGAACGAACCTTTATTAAATGCCGAAACGATCGCTCACGTACAACAAATTATAGCTGAACAAGGCTCTGATGCTTGGTGGAAATTATCAGTAAAAGAATTATTACCAGAATCTTATCGCCAACAAAGCGATCGCTATCGCAAGGGAACTGATACAATGGACGTCTGGTTTGATTCTGGTTCTTCTTGGGCGGCGGTAGCTAAACAAAGAGGTTTAAAATACCCAGTAGATATGTATTTAGAAGGCTCAGATCAACATCGAGGTTGGTTTCAGTCTAGCCTACTCACTAGTGTAGCAACTAATAAGATTGCTCCCTATCAAACAGTGTTAACCCATGGTTTTGTCTTAGATGAAAAAGGCAATAAAATGAGTAAATCTGTGGGGAATGTAGTTGATCCTTTAGTAATTATCGCAGGTGGGAAAAACCAAAAGCAAGATCCCCCCTATGGTGCAGATACTTTACGTTTATGGGTGTCTTCGGTAGATTATTCGACAGATGTACGTATCGGTAAGAATATACTCCAACAATTGGCTGATATTTATCGCAAAATCCGCAATACCGCGCGTTTTCTGTTGGGGAATTTACACGATTTTAACCCCGAAACCGATACTATCCCCTATACTGACTTACCAGAATTAGACCAATATCTGCTGCACAGAAGCACAGAGGTTTTCACCGAAATTACCGACGCTTTTGAGAGTTATCAATTTTTCCGCTTCTTTCAAACTGTGCAAAATTTCTGTGTGGTAGATTTGTCTAATTTCTATCTAGATATCGCCAAAGATAGACTATACATCTCAGGAGTAAATTCTCATAGACGTCGTAGTTGTCAAACAGTCTTACAAATAGTTTTAGAAAATCTCACCAAAGCGATCGCTCCTGTACTGTGTCATATGGCAGAAAATATTTGGCAATACTTACCCTACCCTCAACCTACCCAATCAGTGTTTGAGTCGGGATGGCTAAAATTAGATCCTCAATGGAATCAACCTGAATTAGCTAAACCTTGGGGAATCCTCAGAGAGTTACGCAATGAAGTTAATAAGGTTATGGAACAAGCCAGAGTAGCTAAAATGATTGGTTCATCTTTGGATTCTCAAGTCATACTCTGGAGTGGTGAAGCAGAAACAAAAGCGCTATTAGAAAAATATCTAGTAGATGAAAGTAAGGGAGTAGATGAATTGCGCTATCTTTTCCTAGCTTCTCAAGTACAATTAGCTACTTCTTCTGAGGCGATCGCTTCTGCTACCTATCATTCTGTTGATGGTAAAATAGCTATTGCCATTGAACACGCTATTGGACACAAATGCGAGAGATGCTGGAATTATTCCCCCAAAGTAGGTGAATTTAGTCAACATCCTACCCTCTGTGAGCGTTGTTATGAAGTTGTAGAATCTTAACTTTCAGCAAAAATTGTAACCCTATCTTAGAGAAAGATAGGGTAGGTCACGCTACAATGAAATAACTTAGATATTAAACAATACTAGTAAATTCCTCTAATCTTTATGCAATCTCTTGACGCACCAAAACAAGGTTTACCAGTCACCATTATCACTGGTTTTTTGGGAAGTGGTAAGACTACCCTATTAAACCATATCTTAACCAATCAAGAAGGACTTAAAACCGCGGTACTGGTTAATGAATTCGGGGAAATTGGTATAGACAATGAATTGATTGTGGAAACCGAAGATAATTTAGTCGCCCTCAATAATGGTTGTGTCTGTTGTACCATTAATAATGACTTGGTAGAAGCAGTCTATACAGTTTTAGAAAGAGAGCAACAAATCGATTATCTAGTGGTAGAAACTACGGGTTTAGCAGATCCTCTCCCTGTAGCTTTAACCTTTTTAGGGACAGAATTAAGGGATATGACTCGTCTTGATTCAATTATTACCCTAGTAGATTGTGAGAATTTTAGCTTAGATCTATTTAACTCTGAAGCAGCTTATAGTCAAATTACCTACGGTGATATCATTATCCTCAACAAAATTGACTTAGTAGATGAAGCAGATGTAGATAGACTAGAAGTAAAAATTAGAGATCTTAAACCAGGTGCGAGAATTCTACGTACCTCTAAATCTCAAGTACCTCTATCTCTGGTTTTAAGCGTAGGTTTATTTGAGTCGGATCAATATTATGGAGTAGAAGATAAACACGAACACGATCATGATCATCACCATCACGATCACGATCACTCTCATCACCTCGAAAACGATGGGTTTACTTCTTTATCTTTTAGTAGCGATCGCCCTTTATCGATTCGTAAGTTCCAAAACTTTCTCGATAATCAATTACCTGTCTCGATTTTTCGCGCTAAAGGTATTCTCTGGTTTGACGAGAGTCCCCACCGTCATATTTTCCACCTTAGTGGTAAACGTTTTACCATAGAAGATGACCAATGGCGTGGTGAACCCAAAAATCAATTAGTTTTAATTGGTCAAGACTTAGATCATGATAAACTACGTCAACAATTGTCAGATTGCTTGATGTAGAATAGCCCTGAAAATAATCTCCTGTTAAACGTGACATACTCCTACACCGAATCAAAGATTATGGTGTAGGCTTCTTGTCTTTCACCTTCAGAGATGATTGACCGTTTTTGAGTGAGGCGATGCCCATCCCCACTTTTTTAATTA is a genomic window containing:
- a CDS encoding GTP-binding protein, which gives rise to MQSLDAPKQGLPVTIITGFLGSGKTTLLNHILTNQEGLKTAVLVNEFGEIGIDNELIVETEDNLVALNNGCVCCTINNDLVEAVYTVLEREQQIDYLVVETTGLADPLPVALTFLGTELRDMTRLDSIITLVDCENFSLDLFNSEAAYSQITYGDIIILNKIDLVDEADVDRLEVKIRDLKPGARILRTSKSQVPLSLVLSVGLFESDQYYGVEDKHEHDHDHHHHDHDHSHHLENDGFTSLSFSSDRPLSIRKFQNFLDNQLPVSIFRAKGILWFDESPHRHIFHLSGKRFTIEDDQWRGEPKNQLVLIGQDLDHDKLRQQLSDCLM
- a CDS encoding isoleucine--tRNA ligase, which translates into the protein MTESKSYQNTVNLPQTKFEMRANSVAKEPELQRFWQENQVYERLSQENPQESFILHDGPPYANGSLHMGHALNKTLKDIINKYKLLRGYKVKYIPGWDCHGLPIELKVLQKMKSAERAELTPLKLRKLAEEFALEAVTEQKEGFKRFGVWGDWEHPYLTLTPEYEAAQIGVFGAMALSGYIYRGLKPVHWSPSSRTALAEAELEYPEGHTSLSIYAAFKVVSIGTKAQAILTPFAEDLGVGIWTTTPWTIPGNLAVAVNPELSYAVVTGSPTHRYLIVATELVSRLTEIIGTNLEVVATLRGEDLEYCTYRHPLYDRESPIVIGGDYITTESGTGLVHTAPGHGQEDYIVGQKYGLPILSPVDDAGNFTAEAGEFAGLNVLKDANQAIIAALNAQGALLKEEPYVHKYPYDWRTKKPTIFRATEQWFASVEGFRSQALKAIASVEWIPSQGQNRITPMVAERSDWCISRQRSWGVPIPVFYDIETNEPLLNAETIAHVQQIIAEQGSDAWWKLSVKELLPESYRQQSDRYRKGTDTMDVWFDSGSSWAAVAKQRGLKYPVDMYLEGSDQHRGWFQSSLLTSVATNKIAPYQTVLTHGFVLDEKGNKMSKSVGNVVDPLVIIAGGKNQKQDPPYGADTLRLWVSSVDYSTDVRIGKNILQQLADIYRKIRNTARFLLGNLHDFNPETDTIPYTDLPELDQYLLHRSTEVFTEITDAFESYQFFRFFQTVQNFCVVDLSNFYLDIAKDRLYISGVNSHRRRSCQTVLQIVLENLTKAIAPVLCHMAENIWQYLPYPQPTQSVFESGWLKLDPQWNQPELAKPWGILRELRNEVNKVMEQARVAKMIGSSLDSQVILWSGEAETKALLEKYLVDESKGVDELRYLFLASQVQLATSSEAIASATYHSVDGKIAIAIEHAIGHKCERCWNYSPKVGEFSQHPTLCERCYEVVES